The following is a genomic window from Bacillus sp. FJAT-52991.
GGCCACTTCATTTATGACGGCGGTTACAAATGAAAAATGGGATGAAGCATATGGGTTATTGAATGATAACTTGAAAAAGCATATCTCTCAAGAAGATCTTTCACGAATTTGGCAAGCGAAAACAGCTCCTTTTGGTACAATCGGCAAACAATTGTCCGTCAAAAAAGTAGTGAATATGGTTCATACAAATATTGTGATGACCTATGAAGGTGCAAACTTCCCAATGGACATTACCATTAACTTAGACAAATCGGGACGTATTGATGACTTTTTTATCCCTTTCTATTATTCACCACCAAGTCAGTATAAGAAACCTACATATGAAAAGGAAGAGAATTACTTCGAACAACAAGTAAAAATTGGTGAAGGCGAACTGGCTTTGCCGGGCACACTGACGATGCCAAAAGGGAAAGGTCCATTCCCAGCCATTGTTCTTGTGCATGGTTCAGGGCCGAATGATCAAGATGAATCTTTACATTCTACCAAAGCTTTCCGCGATATCGCAGTAGGTTTAGCAAATGAAGGAATAGCTGTTCTGCGCTATGAAAAGGTAACGAGAGAGCATCATTTAAAAACAGGAATGAATGCTAAGTTTAGCATTCAGGAAGAAACGATTAATGATGCGATCAAAGCTGTGCAACTGTTAGATACTCTTCCTAAAGTGAACGATGAAATTTATGTATTGGGGCATAGTCAAGGTGGATACGCGATGCCGCGTATTTTAGAAACAGATAAAACCAAGCAAATTAAAGGTGGAATCATCGTATCAGGGCCAAGCGGTAAGTTTCAAGATTTAATGTTAAAGCAGCAGAGAGATGGATTGGAAAGAGCAAAGGAACAAGGATTACCTCCTGAACAGTTAGAAGCGGCAAAAGCGAATCTTGCCTTTTGGGAGCAACAAATCGCTTTAATTAATAATCCTGCTTATTCAAAAGATAATATCCCAAAAGAATTTCAGCTTCCTAATGCTTATTGGTGGTTTGAACTTCGTGATTATGTTCCTGCTCAGTTAGCAGCTAAACAAAATGTTCCTCTATTGATCATGCAGGGAGGAAAAGACTTGCAAGTACCACCTTCTTATTTAGATGACTGGAAGAACGCTTTAGCGAATCGGAAGGATGTTTCCTATGAAATGTATCCTGATTTAATTCATTTACTCGTCAACTATAAGGGTGAGCCTGATTTTTCTGAGTATGCGATTCCAGCCAATGTGCCAGAAGAGTTCATTCAGGATATCAGTGATTGGGTAAAAGGTGATAAACATTCTGTGTCGTTTACGGATGTTGGATCAGACTTCTGGGCCTATAAGGAAATTCAATTCATCGCCGAAAAAGGGTATATTAATGGCTACAAAGATGGCAGTTTTCAGCCAAATAAAGCGGTAACCCGAGCGCATGCCGCGAAAATTTTAGCCAATGCCTTAAATTTTGATCCCAAACTGGTCAAGGATTCCACAGAGTTTAAGGATGTGGCATCTGACAATGAGTTTTTACCGTATATCCGCTTTCTAAAGCAAAAGGGTGTGCTGTCAGGTTTCAAAGACGGAACATTCAGACCGAATGAAGAACTTACTCGTGCTCAATTAGCCAAACTATTGTCAACCGCCTTTGATTTAAAGGGGCATCCAACGAAACCTTTTAAAGATGTGAGTAAGAATTATTGGGCTGCTCCATACATCGACGCTCTCGCAGCCAATGGCATCACTGTCGGAAACTCCAATGGAACATTCGGACCGACTCAAAAAGTAACGCGTGCACAAGCGGCTGTCTTTTTATATCGGACGATTCAACTGGAAAAGTAATGAATGTTATCATGATAGGAAAATAGCACAATTGTCTTTGTAAAATTTAGATTAGTTTGACATCCTGTTTTTATTTAAGTTATAATTATTTCCAATTAAAGCACACAAATTCGATGACGAGAAAAAGTAATTTATGCTGCTGTTCCACAGAGAGCCGGTGGATGCTGAAATCCGGTGTTCAGTTCATAAGTGAAAATCCTCTCCGAGAAGTCAAGCTGAAAATTAGTAAGCTTGAACGGGTGTCTACCGTTAAAAGGAACGCGTATGATTGTACGTGGCTAAGTGCTATTGAAACGATGTTTTCAATAGAATTAGGGTGGTATCGCGGTTAAACCCGTCCCTTTTTTAGGGGGCGGGTTTTTGTGTGCTTTAATAAAAAATATTAGGAGCGATATCAGATGAAACAAGAACAAACAAAGAAATCCGTTCGTCAACGTGAAGAACGGATCCGCGAACGATGGTTACAAGATCACACCTTTCAACAATCAATCACCAAGAGAGAAGGAAATCCTTCATTCGTCTTTTATGAAGGTCCTCCTACAGCCAATGGATTGCCTCATGTCGGTCATGTATTAGGCCGCACGATTAAAGATGTTGTGGCTAGATATAAAACGATGACGGGACATCAAGTCATTCGAAAAGCCGGCTGGGATACGCACGGATTACCTGTAGAACTCGGAGTAGAAAAGCAATTGGGGATCTCGGGGAAAAGTGAGATTGAGAACTATGGCGTGGAAGCTTTTGTTGAGAAGTGTCGAGAAAGTGTGTTTATATATGAAAAACAGTGGCGAGAATTTACGGAGCAATTAGGTTATTGGGTAGATATGGACGATCCTTATGTCACATTAAATAATTCGTATATCGAAAGTGTGTGGCACATCCTGGGTACCATTCATGAAAAAGGGCTGCTCAATAAAGGACATCGAGTTTCTCCTTATTGTCCTAGTTGTCAAACGTCGCTTAGTTCACATGAAGTGGCTCAAGGCTACAAAATGGTGAAAGATTTGTCTGTCACCGCAAAATTTAAAATTCAAGATCGTGAGAATGAATATTTTCTTGGCTGGACGACAACACCTTGGACATTACCAGCCAATGTGGCGTTGGCGGTCCATCCAGATATGAAATATGTGCGAGCAAAGCAAGGAGAAGCAGTGTTCGTTGTAGCCGAATCATTAGCTGCAGCCGTTTTACAAGCCGATTATGAAATTTTATCGGTCCATCAAGGAGCTGATTTCATTGGCCTTTCGTATTTGCCTGTCTTTGATTTTGCTGAGGTAAAAGTAGGTCATAAAGTCATAGCAGCGAACTATGTAACCGAGAATAGCGGTACGGGAATCGTGCATATTGCACCGGCATATGGCGAAGATGATTATAAAGTCGCACAAGAGAATGGCTTATCGTTTGTCAATGTTGTCAATGAAAAGGGAGAATATACAGCAGAGGTTTCGCTTTTTCAAGGACGTTTCGTTAAAGATTGTGATGTCGATATCGTTCGTTATCTTGCAGAGAAAGGGTTACTATATAGCAAAGAAAAATACGAGCATAATTATCCTCACTGTTGGCGTTGTGATTCACCGTTATTGTATTATGCGAATGAAAGCTGGTTTATTAAAACAACCGCGTTAAAAGATCAATTCATCCAAAATAATGAAG
Proteins encoded in this region:
- a CDS encoding alpha/beta fold hydrolase, with the protein product MKKQKRWQKVSPILLAATIGVSGIMIPADHLSHVQAQETVHPIAPVSAEQVATSFMTAVTNEKWDEAYGLLNDNLKKHISQEDLSRIWQAKTAPFGTIGKQLSVKKVVNMVHTNIVMTYEGANFPMDITINLDKSGRIDDFFIPFYYSPPSQYKKPTYEKEENYFEQQVKIGEGELALPGTLTMPKGKGPFPAIVLVHGSGPNDQDESLHSTKAFRDIAVGLANEGIAVLRYEKVTREHHLKTGMNAKFSIQEETINDAIKAVQLLDTLPKVNDEIYVLGHSQGGYAMPRILETDKTKQIKGGIIVSGPSGKFQDLMLKQQRDGLERAKEQGLPPEQLEAAKANLAFWEQQIALINNPAYSKDNIPKEFQLPNAYWWFELRDYVPAQLAAKQNVPLLIMQGGKDLQVPPSYLDDWKNALANRKDVSYEMYPDLIHLLVNYKGEPDFSEYAIPANVPEEFIQDISDWVKGDKHSVSFTDVGSDFWAYKEIQFIAEKGYINGYKDGSFQPNKAVTRAHAAKILANALNFDPKLVKDSTEFKDVASDNEFLPYIRFLKQKGVLSGFKDGTFRPNEELTRAQLAKLLSTAFDLKGHPTKPFKDVSKNYWAAPYIDALAANGITVGNSNGTFGPTQKVTRAQAAVFLYRTIQLEK